In the Melitaea cinxia chromosome 28, ilMelCinx1.1, whole genome shotgun sequence genome, one interval contains:
- the LOC123667540 gene encoding 60S ribosome subunit biogenesis protein NIP7 homolog: MKVLSEQRTRALFEKLTKYIGVNVKLLIDRPDGTYCFREKKDRVYYISERLLQLAQTVKPDHLISAGTCFGKFTKTNKFRLHITALTYIAPYAPYKIWLKPSAEQQFLYGNHVMKSGLGRITENTPKHHGVVINTMSDIPIGFGVAARSTTECRHADPLATIAFHQADIGEYIRSEDTLV, translated from the exons atGAAGGTTTTATCAGAACAAAGAACTAGAGCACTATTCGAGAAACTCACTAAATA TATCGGAGTTAACGTAAAATTGCTAATAGACAGACCAGATGGCACATATTGCTTCCGAGAGAAAAAAGATAGAGTCTATTACATATCTGAGAGGTTATTACAACTAGCTCAAACAGTCAAACCTGATCATCTTATATCAGCGGGGACGTGTTTTGGAAAATtcactaaaacaaataaatttagacTACATATTACCGCGTTGACGTATATAGCGCCATACGCGCCTTATAAGATATGGCTGAAGCCATCCGCGGAGCAACAGTTCTTGTATGGAAATCATGTTATGAAGAGTG GTCTAGGTAGAATAACAGAAAATACGCCTAAACATCACGGCGTCGTAATAAATACTATGTCAGATATCCCCATTGGCTTTGGTGTCGCAGCAAGATCGACTACAGAGTGCCGACATGCAGATCCTTTAGCGACTATTGCATTTCATCAAGCTGATATAGGAGAGTATATACGATCGGAAGATACGTtggtttga